DNA from Plasmodium cynomolgi strain B DNA, scaffold: 0067, whole genome shotgun sequence:
GCATTTTTACGAATTTGACGGATTtgtcctcttcttcctccaaagTAGGATCCAAGTGGAGTATACTAATATTAAGAAAAACATTTGGTCAATTTAAAACACAATTTTATGATACTTGagaattttatataaatgtattataaacatatagATATACTTTTAAAGCAAGAAATACCTTAAGAAGTAAATATAATGCACCCATCCCGCCAGATACACCAAGAACAGGTGCAGGTTCAACTTCGCTTACTATTTCAGAAAGAGtactttgtatttttcctaATAATCCTACATTGTTTGGTTGGTTCGTAGGGGGCAATGGTTTTTCTGAATGGGTATCACTATCTACTTTGTCAGGCCTTCTATGAGAAAACCCCTGCAGCATGTTATATGGGTTTTCAACTTCTTGTCCTGTGAACCTTGCTCCTGGTAATATTGGATATTGTACATGTTGTGTTTCTCCATGTaatccttcttcttctgccaATCCAGAATAAGGcgttgcttctttttccgttactaaatgtttattttctgtttttacCTCTGTTACTGGTTTCCCTGCTGGTGTTAATTCTGTTCGCTCTTGATTAGGTGATTGGGGTAATGTTACTGAGTCTGTGATAGCAATGATATCTGAACGATCTCCTGATAAATCACTTAGATGTGTGGGTGATAAAACTGGTAAATTTACATTCTTATTCTTCTTTCCGTAATGTCCGACAGAATTCGTGGTATCTTCGGTTGGTAATGTTATCTGTGGTAAGGTCaatgaacattttaatttaaaattcttttctcTTTCTACAATTAATTCTTTAAGTGATTCTAATTTACtaagtaaaaatttagaCACATTTGGAATATCCAAAATATTCCTATAATGACGAGCTAATAGACTAATGTAAGCACAAGATAAACCAatgttattttgtatattggATGATACAAGTTgatcatataaataatataactcATATAAGACATCCATACTCTTATATTCATTCGTGTCTAGAAATCTTATATAACTTtcacatgaattttttagattattatatttttttattgaataaTTATGGTCAAATAATTTGAGGATCTTAAAAGATTCTTCATTATATAGGTAACCATAATTTGCtcgcatatttttatttaacaagtagttaatataaatacaacTTGGAATAATACCATATCTTATGGAAGCATCATCTCCACTAAAAAGTCTTGCCAATTCTTCAAAAAGTTTATAATAGGGAGATGTATTaattcctcccttttttaagacaTCAATAGATTCACCTAAGTATCCCCGACCAAGTCCAGTCAATTGGCTTCTTTCGTAATAAACTTTTAACCTATTGTAACAAGAATAATTCAAATactaaagaaataaaatcaaaagtgtttacataaaaattaaaatatacttacatgatatatattttaatgtgtTTACAACATCGATAAATGACATTTGAATTTATgttaatgatatattttctaaattaaaattg
Protein-coding regions in this window:
- a CDS encoding CYIR protein (putative;~vir-type antigen); amino-acid sequence: MSFIDVYLNYSCYNRLKVYYERSQLTGLGRGYLGESIDVLKKGGINTSPYYKLFEELARLFSGDDASIRYGIIPSCIYINYLLNKNMRANYGYLYNEESFKILKLFDHNYSIKKYNNLKNSCESYIRFLDTNEYKSMDVLYELYYLYDQLVSSNIQNNIGLSCAYISLLARHYRNILDIPNVSKFLLSKLESLKELIVEREKNFKLKCSLTLPQITLPTEDTTNSVGHYGKKNKNKKKDYMEKHNMYNIQYYQEQGSQDKKLKTHITCCRGFLIEGLTK